The Plasmodium coatneyi strain Hackeri chromosome 11, complete sequence DNA segment CTTTCCACAgcatgtgaaaaaatgggaaacatGTGCAAAGCAGGGGGGCGGGATGATCATAGCACTAAAGAATATTGTACAGACTTTAATAATACCTATACATTATATTGTGATATGGCTCAGCTCCAGCAAAAGATGGATGTATTAATAAGAAAGATTCAGCGTGAAGCAAAAGCAGCACTCTCTGCAGCAAACGAAGCTGTTCGTTCCGCCACCACCACTTCCTCCATCTCTTCTGTCTTTGGTACTTTAGCAACCATAGGTACCCCattcttattatacaaagtaagcatccaaaattttcaaaatttaaaaaataaaaaaattgaaaaatttaacaatattattaataatcaATTTCCTTAGActatccttccttcctcctccttagatctcccttcctttccttcctccttagacccttccttcaaccctaccaccactaacacaaccttcctcttccacctaccaccaccctaacaaccgaCCTACCTCcatcctaccacctaacaaacttcctacccacctaccaccctaccacccctaacaatcttccttccacctatcaccacacctaacaacccacctaccaactaCCACCCCTgatacaaccttccttccattctaccactacccctaacaaccttcctttcaccctaccaccacttacacaaccttccttccaccaactaccctaacaacccacctaccaccctaaacaaccttccttccctttagtataaaccatggtcttcttggtttggtaaccacacttctggaaatggaggaagcagaagaagtaatagaagaagaTCAGTTGAACACGAATTCGATAGGTTAACATACGATTCAacggacacttccacaataggtccAGCAGAAAATTCCACCACACTACGCTCTGTTGCATACAACACAAGCCAACCTcggaaaggaagaacaaataataatacaccaggTCACCAGAATGTAAGTTACGGTCGGATGTAACACCATTGTATGTAAAACAttggaatgttgaatgagTGTGTGCCCCTCCCTCCCAGGAGGGGCACGTATAAATAACACTGTGGGcacaatttatatatacggtgtgtaaggaaagaagcaaaatgaccattgttttttcctccattcctttttcttttttcccttcccttttctttctttccttttcttttcttttctttcctttcctttccttcttttcttcatatttctttcttttcttccttccttccatgtgtttgtttaaataacaaCTTGAGATAAGGTACTCCTAACGAAGGAcgcggaaaaaggaaaaagttgcttacccttctcaaaaaaattattaagataaaaaaatttatccagGTAAAGTTacttataacaaaaaaaaattttaatgaacatattttgtatctgcaataaaaaataaattttaccaaacaaatcaaaataaagtggggaataaaatttttttttacttattcgaacttatattgattacacatgaacaatgtaaacacattcatgcaatacaaaaaaaaaaaaaaaatgtatttactacaccctaaaacccggaatctgaacttggaacctgttccataggaacatcaacaCAAGAAACGTGTTCCTtgggaacaaagtcttccttccctaaacccggaatctgaacttggaacatgATACCTAGGAACCTGTTCCCTAGGAACTTCTgtcttaggaagaaagtcttcctccctaaaacccgtaaaccctgaacttggaacctgttcctcaggaaTACTTCCCTCACGAACATCAATGagaggaacatcttccttaggaataaagtctttcctccctaaacccggaatctgaacatggaacccgttccttaggaacatttttatgttcgATAAACTCAGaacccataaattcttgaacaagaatggtaaaataatcttccttcgtcgaatgcgcATCCCCCCtttgacattcgtttaagacttctaaatgaatatcaataatcatacGGCGACGCACACCACGGCGAAGACGACCAGCGCTctgttttcccctccttgTTTTAGGCGTtgaacgaggtttgcgttcctttacaatgtaatattcacgtggaccTGGTTGGTTcacatggtcaacaatctgctgttctaaggacggaccacgtacttgataagatcttctgtaacgttttcttgtattacgaagcattccaaagtactgcaaaaaaaaaaaaaaaaaaaaagaagggaagaaaatgttttctttaataggggtgtgaaatgtttgttcacgcaacagtaattactacttcaagtcctaaaatatgaaatcctatacatacACCCCTTAAATGgtaaatcctacacatacaccctaaagtgcgaaatcctacacatacacatccctaaaatgcgaaatcccaaacacacacacccctaaaatggaaaatcctacatacatacaccctacaatgcgaaatcctacatacacacccctaaaatgcgaaatcctacgaacacccctaaaatgcgaaaccATAGAGCCACTTACTCATTtattgctcttttttttttttttttttttctgcggaaaaaatattttttccttttttttcttaccttccagagtAAGTAGCTCATAACAGAAATACCAAGCACGGCAGGAGCAAGAgggaaataaggaaggaagggatcgATTCCTTTCTTGGCAGTAAGTTTGGCAGGAGAAGGGGTGCCTTCGGCACCCAGAGAAGCAGCACCTGGAGTACTACTTGATGAGGAACTACTAGTACTAGAAGAAGAGGCATCCTCGTTGCTATCCTCAGAAGTAGCTGGTTCATCTTTGTGGgttactttttcttcactgtCGCTCTGTGTTCCTTGTGCATCTGCGAATtgagtaaaaaataataaaggaacgtTGGTTTCAGTGGGATCATAGGAGGGGTTGCATATGCCAGATTTAGTAATTTGAACAATGGAAATAGCAATGGCAGTGGAAGTTATGATGGAAGTTGGAGTGACCAACCCCATCAAGATGGGGTATAATTTGTATGGGTATAACAGTGTCCAGTTCCTGTGGAGaaggtgtatgtgtgtgcctTTACCTGGTTCTTCCTGTTCagactttttttccccttcctgcgCTTCCTCTGCAGGAATTACATTTTCTGCAGGTGATTCCGCTGCGGAAGATTTAGTTTCATCAGATTGGGAGGGTTTTGGTGGAGGGGGTTGGGGTGGAGGTTGAGGTTGGGTGGACGCTGATTCCGTATCtggtttctttttcttttcctttacctCCTCCTCTACTCTTTCGTTAACTTTCTCAATAATTTTGCTAACGTCTCCTAGGTCATTATCACCACTCCTTATTTGAACCTTCTCTCCCCTTTCTGCGCGTGCAGGGTCTGGATCCTCAGgcatctttttcctcttttggaATTCATCCTTATCGGCACACCATTTCTTGTCAGTTACTTCTTTCATAATATTAGAATACAATATATTTGTGGAAAATGGGTAGTACGGGTCATCCGTATTATTCGTCTGTCCCGTATAAGGAAGATTAAGTGCAGCATCATAAGCACATTTCTCATACTTCCTATCTTGACTAAATCCTTTCCTTACCTGTTGCACTGCGCTAATGGCACGTTCTATGACATCCTTTGGGGCACAGAAGAAAGGCATATAATACATCCATACTTTAAGTAAGTCACATACAGGAATTCCTTTTACAATCTTTGTACATGGTGTCCGATTCTCCTGTTGCACATTCTGGTCTTTGTCTTCATATTGCTTTTGAACAGCTGTCGTTAATATTATGTTCCTTAtcataattttacaaaaatctTTGTACTTGTCCATGCCAGGGCCAAGGGTACTCTGCACATCTTCACATAAAGGTAGAAGGAAGTTCAATTCGCTATAGTTCTTTTTATCATACTCTATCGTATCCTTCGAAAATAGTGTGAACCATCCAGTAATACTTACTGtaataaaggaaggttgtgttagggggtATTgtcttaggtggtagggtggtaggttgttaggtggtaggtggaaggaaggttgttaggggtggtctgtggaaggaagattattaGGGTGCACTTATAGTGAAGGTGACTTCACTCGAGTTGTACTACTTTGCTTACATGTATCACTTATAGTAGACATAGTTCTTTTTATGTCCTTATTCGCTTCAAGCaattctttcacttttttccttaggTCCACTCCTTTTTCAAAAGTATAATTTGCACATTCGTCCCACTCGCATTTAACACAGTTATTATTCCCACCACTCTTGCACTCAGTTTTGTAAAGCCCCTCATTGATAGTAAAAGCCTGTTTAACAGTTTCTCCCATGAGTGGACACTTGGTCTTTATTTCCTGAGCGTACAAATTTAATATGAGACAACCTATTGTCTGCTCAAATTTTTGGTTCTCTGTAGGGTGGTGCTGATTTTCACCCCGTTCCAAGTTAATACCGTATATACCCCTCAACCATTTAGCAATGTTCTTACATGTCGCCTTTTCGCTATCACTTAGTGAATCACATTTGTCCGTAATCTTCTCGCTTAGATCATCTTTTGTTTCGTCCTTTTTGTTTAAGGCTTCAGCTAATTTTTTCACCACATTTTCGATGTCACCCCAAAAGGCAGTCTGCcaatataagaagaaaaggaagagcatatatttacactcCGTAAGCACCTAAAACGAAGTTTAGTCCACtctttgttcatatatatataaaacatcCTACCCATAAGAGTAACTTAAATTACAGCGATTAATAGTACTCCTTACCCTGTGCGCTGGATCtgttttgtccattttgttgttTGTAAACCATTTATCTGTAACTTGCTGTAAGCGTGTCTGGAATTCACTGCTCTTGCAGGTGGTGGCACCACCTGTAGGAGCTGATGGTGTGAGTGGAAGAAGTCGCCCTCCATCCACTGTCAGAATTAAATTTTCACCATTACCGCTTGGCCTATATGAAGTGAGcaagagaagggaagaatatattttttttttcctttttttttgccatacaactatatttttaaagcataaaatacatatatatacatatacacatatatatatacatacatatgtataagtaATCGTAATCATACCCGCCACCTGGAAGCTCCGTTACTTTTACTCCGTCCACTCCTGCACCGTAACGTATTTCATATTCCTGCCCAAGTTGAATATCTCTGCTAGTTTTACTGTCTTTTGCACTACGTGGACGACGCACACCACGCACACCACTACCAGCACCATGTTCCATTTCCTCCGCTACCTTCGTATGGTCTTGTTCAAATTTACTCTTCTTCTGTggagccatttttaccattttttatctCACCACCACTATTTATTCAATGAATGGAATCGTTACttactaaatggaaaatagtatttcactaagtatctacatgtgtgtacacagaGAATGTACGCATACATTCATTCTTTACTtccttaaaacttccttccttacgccttccttcttctttcttttttcttcctcaaacattccttctttacactttccttctttacaccttccttctttacaccttccttctttacaccttcttTCTTTGCACTTTAAatcctccttctttacaccttccttctctttacaccttttcttcttcttctttacttccttaaaccttccttttttacaccttttctttttttcatccttacaccttccttcttctttcttttttcttccttaagtattccttctttacactttttctttaaacttctttttttctttttttaaacattccttctttacctaaaccttctttttcttcttccctaaccttcgttttcttcttcctgaacctttttcttttttttttttctccttttttttttaatcacccttcgggtgtaccccaccctaaaggaagggaacttccttccttctacccctaacacaGAAATCTGCACCCCGCTGCAcacctttctccttctttcaattttttttttttttttttttttgttctcaaAGGATAtgaccttccttcatttcacCCTGACACTCCTCCTTACGTGCACCCCCCTGCACATTTCCCTCAACATACGCCCTTccccctaccacctaacaacccatccttCTACCTTACCACCCTTACACCCCATCCACACAACCTAAAACGTACTCTCACACCCATTACACCCTACCCCTCACATCCCtgacccttcattctaatactcCTACACCCTACTATCACACCCATAACtattcattctaatacccctaggaaccttccttccaccctactcctacacccctaacacaccttaattctaatacccttagGAACCACCCCTCaatctaccacccctaagtgCACCATATTGCACactttgcttccttcttatttcttttcttttttctttttcctttaaacaTACAAATACTCTATTTTAACGGGAAggtactttcttcttttttcctttgttgcTCTCTGTGAGGgagtatttcttccttccaatgCAGAGAGTTATTCAAAAACAtatacaaatggaaggaaaaaaaaggtggacgaaaaaaaaaaattaatcaaacaaaaaaaaaaaagaaaaaaagaaatgaaaagaagggaaaaaaggaggaacaattATGTTGcatgataacgtatattattTCGCCTATTTGGTGCcgtatttgttcttcctgttgcTGTTATTCTTCTCCCTCCTTGGCCAGGTGGTCGTGATCGTCGTCCAGATGATcgatcattatatatagtagaagCATCTGTTGAATCGTCCTCTGTTGTGGAACctcctattgtggaagtgtctgCTACTGTGGAATAATCTGTTGATGTCTCGCTAGGGTTGTTAGTTAGCAAATCTATATTCCGTGCAgttgttattctttttcttcttttcctattGTTGCTTCCTCCAAAGGAGTTTTGTATCcaggaaggtaaaagattatactgaataaaggaagattgttaagtaggtggaaggggtgtt contains these protein-coding regions:
- a CDS encoding SICA antigen, encoding MDKTDPAHRTAFWGDIENVVKKLAEALNKKDETKDDLSEKITDKCDSLSDSEKATCKNIAKWLRGIYGINLERGENQHHPTENQKFEQTIGCLILNLYAQEIKTKCPLMGETVKQAFTINEGLYKTECKSGGNNNCVKCEWDECANYTFEKGVDLRKKVKELLEANKDIKRTMSTISDTCKQSISITGWFTLFSKDTIEYDKKNYSELNFLLPLCEDVQSTLGPGMDKYKDFCKIMIRNIILTTAVQKQYEDKDQNVQQENRTPCTKIVKGIPVCDLLKVWMYYMPFFCAPKDVIERAISAVQQVRKGFSQDRKYEKCAYDAALNLPYTGQTNNTDDPYYPFSTNILYSNIMKEVTDKKWCADKDEFQKRKKMPEDPDPARAERGEKVQIRSGDNDLGDVSKIIEKVNERVEEEVKEKKKKPDTESASTQPQPPPQPPPPKPSQSDETKSSAAESPAENVIPAEEAQEGEKKSEQEEPDAQGTQSDSEEKVTHKDEPATSEDSNEDASSSSTSSSSSSSTPGAASLGAEGTPSPAKLTAKKGIDPFLPYFPLAPAVLGISVMSYLLWKYFGMLRNTRKRYRRSYQVRGPSLEQQIVDHVNQPGPREYYIVKERKPRSTPKTRRGKQSAGRLRRGVRRRMIIDIHLEVLNECQRGDAHSTKEDYFTILVQEFMGSEFIEHKNVPKERVPCSDSGFREERLYS